The genomic segment TTGATGTGGTGACCGTTGCTCCTGGATCGGCGGTGCCCAGCAAGGCTCAACTAAGGGCGTTGGCTGATCAGGGAAAAGCAGTTGAGGTAGTGATTGGCGACTTCATTAGGATTAATCCAAGCGGGTTAATTCAGGTGCTGGACTTAATGGAGGATGTCAGGGGGCTCACGTTGATTTTCTCCCAGGGAGTCACGGATGTTAGGAGCGTGAAGAATCCCATGGATATATTGAATTACTTGGATGCATTGACTGGGCATAGGCGTCCCTGGATCGATCCATTGCTGCGATCACCGCTGGATTACTTGGTGGATGTGATGTATAGGAGGGGCGTCTGTCTCTAGTGAGGATTAGTTTTTTAATGTCTCCCGCATCATCATCTAATGGAGTGCGATGAATTGGCTCGTGAAGCCGCGGCCCTATTGCGGCGAAGTAGGTATGCGATTGCCTTCACTGGGGCTGGAATAAGCACGGAGAGCGGTATACCTGATTTTCGGGGGCCTAATGGGCTCTGGAGGAGGTTTGATCCATCGATGTCCAGCATTGATTACTTTAGGCGGGATCCCCGTGGTTTCTGGGGATTCTATTCATCCAGGTTTAAATCAATAAATGTAGCTAAGCCAAATGCTGCCCATATTGCGTTGGCTGAGCTTGAGCGGCTTGGCCTAATTAAGGCAGTGATAACCCAGAACATTGATGGGCTTCACGTAAAGGCAGGGAATCATAGGGTAATTGAGCTTCATGGATCATCCAGAACAGCCAGTTGCACTATGTGCGGTAATCAGGTTAGGTTTGAGGAGGCAATCAAGATATATGAGGAAACGGGCGATGCGCCTCATTGCTCCTGCGGAGGCATCTATAAGCCCGACGTTGTTCTATTCGGAGAACCCGTCGCTAGACTGGAGGAGGCAATGAGCGAGGCGCAGAGGAGTGACTTAGTGCTAGTCATTGGTTCATCACTAACCGTTTACCCAGCATCGCTTATACCTCTTGCCGTTATTGATGGTGGTGGTTCATCGATAATAATTAACATGGAGCCAACTCCATATGATGAATACTCCAATATAGTGATGCATTGCCCA from the Thermocladium sp. ECH_B genome contains:
- a CDS encoding NAD-dependent deacetylase (Modulates the activities of several enzymes which are inactive in their acetylated form); translation: MECDELAREAAALLRRSRYAIAFTGAGISTESGIPDFRGPNGLWRRFDPSMSSIDYFRRDPRGFWGFYSSRFKSINVAKPNAAHIALAELERLGLIKAVITQNIDGLHVKAGNHRVIELHGSSRTASCTMCGNQVRFEEAIKIYEETGDAPHCSCGGIYKPDVVLFGEPVARLEEAMSEAQRSDLVLVIGSSLTVYPASLIPLAVIDGGGSSIIINMEPTPYDEYSNIVMHCPAGEAMVHVLKHIVGMN